GTTGCtgcaataaacaataaaagtaataatcatcatcagtaTAAAAGCTGCACACATTGTGACAGCTGACATGTTGTTcaggctgtttttgtttgtgttgaataagaaaaaacaagattaCAAAGCCCAGCTCTGAAATGGCAACATTAACCTTTTACATCTTTACAGAAGATAATAGAAtagatgtaaatgtaaatgggAGCttatataaacaatatttgatttttttgtgtgtgaaatgattCATTATTTCAAAGGCCACCCTGAATAAATCCTTTGGTTTATTTTGCAATATATCGCTTACATAGATCATACTTTAAAGCATAATGTTCTTTGCATTGAAATGAAAGATATTTGGCTCATAGTCAGAAACAGAGATCACGTTCTAAGGATTTTGGCAGCCGTGAGCTGAGACTGAAAGATATTGATTATGGCTGATGTGTTAAGCAATGTTTGAGGTTTCCAGACTGTTCAAAAGAGATTAAAGTTAACTTTGTTGTATTTGAGTATATTCCATGTTAGAATAGAAACTTTAGGAAATCTTCCCGCCTTTTTCTCTGCGTGAACAGAGAAATAAGGAGCAAGAGGAAGAAGGTTCAAACAAAGAGCTGCCTGCAAccaatgtacaaaaaaaaaatcaatggcCCTTCTCTTCTTCACATTctcataatacaaaaaaatggagcaaaaacacataaacataagacagagagagactgatggtgtctcctcctcctcacacacacacacacacacacacacacacacacacacacacacacacacacacacacacacacacacacacacacacacaaacacacaaacacacacacacacacacacatacacacacacacacacacacactgaggcttTTTAATAACTACGCTCAGCTGAAGGCAATTCTACCCAATGAGCAGGCCAGACCCCTGCTATCcacaatatcaataaatacaactttttattttttattactgttcAAGCTGGAAAGTATCAATATTATTTGTatggaaaacataaaaacagcactTATGTactatttaaaagttttttttaatataatcttatactttgtcacttttttgcactgtctttaaaaaaaccttACTTCagttatattaattaaaatacacatatttcagGTCATGATGAGGAGTCTGGTGCAGACATGGTTAGGCcattgttttgtgtcatttccaTCATAACTGTACGTATTGTAATGGTGTCTCATCTCATAGCTAGTTGTTGCAATACTGTAATATTATGTcttaatgcatttcttttttttaattattttttgtaacaATCTCAGAAATTGAACTCAACAGACAGGTAAGCAAAGcgttctgcttttctttctaaTCTGTCATTCCTGAAACTGaacatgtgaacatttttaaatccaggttaaaaatatttctcttttcatgtgcttgTGATTGAGCtcttataaagcactttacattttaatctttcatttgcactgtatgttattttaatcatattaaagcaaatcattattctatgctctattttagtctagcttttattatttctttctttctttctctttctttctctacttttattgtaattgttgttgtttttgttttttattgttgatgtttccaattttttctataattgtttttttaattgtatgtttctatgtttctaattcttacagttaaatgtttgtttttctgtaaagcacattgagttgcctcTGGgtatgagataaataaataaagctgcttctCTGCTTTAACTATCaaaaaaacacttcctgttGTTTATTGGCGGTTCAGTGTGCGTGCTTTGAATCTTCCTACAcgaaaaaactacttttttttcaacCCTAATAGAAACAGTGAGATTTATGAGATCCACTCTCAGACACAGAACACCTGGACTTGAGCAAATCAGCAGCTAAGCTCAGCTGTAAGCGATGACACCTAACGAGTGCTTTCTGTCAGAGCCACCACattaacatacacaaaaacatatatgTGACTTCTAGgtataaaatatttatgttttaccaAAATCAATTTTTTAACCCTTCAATTattgttatcttttttttaaagtacaattCATGTGTCCTTACCACCACAAAGCTGAAGGACCCCACCCACTTTATAGAGTTTGTAGTTGTCCAGTGGGCTAGCACAGAGGACCATTAATCCACCAATGACAACAGCTGTCACACCTGAAACCAGGAAGATGCTCCAGAAGGTCCTAAAAACTGAGAGACATTGAAAAACAATGTTTGGGTATACGTGAAAGATCAGAACTGTAATTTATAGCAATGATTAAATACATAGCATGTAAATACCAACCAATGGCAGAGTAAGGTTCATAGGGCTCTGCAGGTAAACCGTGTGATTCCAGCTGTGGTCGCACTGGCTCATGAACAGGAAACGGGAAGAGGAAAGCGGCCTGGCAGACCACTGATGATGGCTGATTGGCTAAAGGGAGAAAAGCAGtttcaatgtcttttttataAGTCTCTCATTTGAATCTGCTGTTATTTGCCAGCTTCAGAAGCCTAATCAGcatcatttatgttttaatcaACCACACAGTGAAGGTTCTTACAGATCCAAAGGTCCCATATCGAGTACTCATGATAAAGGGCCATGAAGGAGCATCGCCAAAACAGACCCTCATGGAAGATCCTCACACCAGCCTAAAATCATAAAACAATGGCTTGAAATCTTCCTCTTGATATCATCTATGAAATTCTTGTGATACATTCGATGAATACTTTGCTGTAGTTATATCGGGCGTCAGACAACGCTTAAGGAATGAGTGTTTCAGTGCTGAGCTGCagtagagagatagagacaaaaagagggaatctTATAGGCtgctaaaaagactaaaactatTTGATTTAACAAACTCAGACTGCTGCAGCCTCATATTAACGGGCACTAGCTTGGAAAAGTAGACCAGTCCTTAACAGACACTAAGGAACAGCTAAAGGATGAGATTGAGGATTTATTTGAACTCCTAACTGGACTACATGTCATATTTGTGTGAATGTAAGATTTTAAAACCTGAGCCTGTTTCACAAAAGTGACACACAGATTATAAATGGCCTATTTTATATATGATTGCCACTTGAGTCCTACAGTCCTCTCGTATCCTCATACTTGTGTCGCAAATAAATTGTCTTTTAATTAGTAAGGTGCCAAAATGAGGATGAAATGATCTCATGATGCAGTTTGGTGAAACAAGCCCCTGGCCTTAATTTAGAAGCAGAACAGCAgagcttgttttattttgcaatGCTGCACACAGATGAGAAGCAACTTCAGCAGCTTCATATCAATTAAAAACCCATtttactgcacctttaatattccctctgctgcttttactcgcttttttattaaagatttGTGGCTAACTGTTGCTTGCATTatcatttagtttaattttactttcattttcatcatcctTGTGCTTCTCTTTGCCTCATATAAAGCACTTAAGTACTATTCCATTAGTACACCGTGACCCCGCTTTACCGTGTTCCAAGTGCTCAGTTGTATATTTAATACCTTGGTGCTGCTCTTCTCGTCTCTCATGACATTTCCTCCAGTCGTTCCTTCTGGCcggctgcaggattcagcagccagcagccagtaCTCAGTCCCACAGGACAGCAGCATGGACAGAAATCCTGTTGCTCCAAAGAAAAAAGCCAAGAAGAGGAGCACCTTCAACCTCTCAGCAGGAGACATGTCGGTCTGTCCCACTTCGTTGCTTCAGAtttcatacacaaaaacaacaaaaacctcCCACATTATAAAGAAACATGCTTAAATCAGGATATCCATGTGTGCACTACTCCTCTACTGCAACATGAGTGACTGTCGTGAATCACACAAGCTTCTAGACAGTATTTCCCTTGCCATACTGTGTACTGGGTCACTTTAAAGGGATATGGTTACAGGGGATTTTTTACTCATACAAAAATAGCAGTGGTATATTAAGAATAGATGCCGCATTGAACATAGAGGCTATCGTATTTCCACACAAATTAAAGTGCAACTTCAGAAAAGAGAAATCACAACTGTAGAAATATCTCCTTGGCATTTATTGGAATGCCAGCATTGAAATCCAGATTTTGGTACAGTACAAGGCTTTCCAGTATAACTGAGATCTAGGCAACAGTGATGGTCCAACAGTCATTCAAACTGCATGTTCATATattaatacaacttttttttttttccaagacAAGCCGTCTGAGAGATgattaatacaaataatttaaaaaaaaaaggtcaaaaggaAAGCAGTGTGCAATCAGTCACAACGctgcagaggaaagaggagaggaattgttgtttcagtgaaacctggaaaaaaacatttgaacagattcacttttttttcttcttctttttaatgtctGACTTATTTAATCTAAAttcaaatacagattttttttccaggtACTGAGGGACAtttcaaaaaaattaaaaaaaattaatcaaaaataaaaaaagagaaaaggaaaaaaataacaggAATGAAAGTTTATctgatgattgttttttttatgatgtgtaTGTTTGCACCCATTTGATGCCTtgataaaaaaatgcattatttaatgGTGAAAAATGATCTAGCTATGTGTGTCCTGCTTCTTGAAACAACCcctcagttttcttttttttgttttgttttttggagtaTATAACAGCAAGAACCCAACCCATATACACAGAGAAGTGCATTTTTACAGGACTCATGTTGATTAATTACATATTACAACCCTGTGAGGATATTATAAGTACATATACGAGGCACGCAGAAATTAAAGATTCTTATCACCTATTATTAACCTACTTGcagtaaacatttttatttgaggATCCTTTGGGCTGAGTCACCTCTTTCCTCTAATTTGTGAGGAGATTGCCACACTTTTGGCAGTTTGTTTGGTCCACTGTCGCTCAATCCGAATGAACAGGTCTGTCGGAGCATCTGTGCAAAGGCTCATGGGGCTTCCACAGCGTGTGAGGTGTTGCGGTGCTTCCTCTGTCTTCCTCGGCCTCCGCTGAACGCGCTCCTCCGAGGCCTAAGACATGACTCCGAATACCGGGTTGTGGCGGCAGATGCTCGGTCCGATCTCCTCGTAGTCTTTCTTGGTGTGACACACTTGGTAGAACTCGGGCTGCCGAAACAAAATTACCTCAGTTAAGTGTCATTTCTCTTTATATTCATCAATGCGTTACAGCTACATCCCGACACATGCTCCACTTTGAGTATTTACAGTGTCAAGGtttcaaagtttattaaaaggAAAAGATCATAATTTCCTTTGATTTATTGCCAAAGGTTAGATTGAAGTTAGCCTGGATCAAGGGTAAGGAAATCTGTCTACCAGCacatctaaagctcactaatttaCATTATAGTGCTTGTTTAGTTTGAGaaaaaaccaaagtgtaaaaatgaaaagtacaCTGACAAGAAAACCCTTCTCATagaactcttggcaagaaagcaaatgtctgtatttcccaaaatgtcagacACAAAACCGATATTTGCTGTTAGAGAAGCTGAAAATAGTGTTTTTATACTCACAGTTGAAGCCAGCATTGATCCTCCGAACCAGACAGCGTACCTCTGCATGTGATGAGTGATGACCTGAACATCGATGGGCTTTggctgcaaaaaataaaaaaggataatttattcagttatttttttaaaaggtcacaAAACTACTTCCTGAAGACCTATTCCTCTCCATTTCCAAACTGTCCTAGCAGAAATGCAAATCAATTTCCTTGCACAAGTCCTTATTTCCTGCTTCCTACCTTCAACTTGCCGCCGCTCAGTTCTTCGCTCATTTTCAGCCTTGCGTCCACAGTCCTCTTGAGGTCCCTCTGCAGACGTCTGCCAAAGTCCCTGAACATGGTGGAGCCTCCGGAGAGCACAA
The Scomber scombrus chromosome 24, fScoSco1.1, whole genome shotgun sequence genome window above contains:
- the LOC133976416 gene encoding transmembrane protein 182-like, producing MSPAERLKVLLFLAFFFGATGFLSMLLSCGTEYWLLAAESCSRPEGTTGGNVMRDEKSSTKAGVRIFHEGLFWRCSFMALYHEYSIWDLWISNQPSSVVCQAAFLFPFPVHEPVRPQLESHGLPAEPYEPYSAIVFRTFWSIFLVSGVTAVVIGGLMVLCASPLDNYKLYKVGGVLQLCGGMCLLAVLVMYLMWVQVLDTLEQFVLHKRVSSCPSFQLSIQHGPSFLLAPVAVFFCMLAGLLYILVGIHGMQLEKRGNIPQVAGQDEYL